From Granulicella sp. WH15, the proteins below share one genomic window:
- a CDS encoding MFS transporter, with translation MPEAGVDERATYARVTWRLLPILFLCYVIAYLDRVNVGFAKLQMLHDLRFSEATYGLGAGIFFIGYCCFELPSNLLLSRFGARRWMARIMVTWGIISACMLFVRTPASFYTMRCLLGVAEAGMFPGVIFYLTFWYPAWRRGRMVALFMTAQPVSGVIGGPLSGWILQQFNGVRHLAGWQWLFLLEALPAIAMGVVLFFWLDDGIHDARWLSEAEKSLLLGHLEAEAQHKESYHSILGVLRNRWVWLLSLITFSSVMGLYGISFWLPTIIKATGITKPLSIGLLTMIPYGAAAVAMILVSRSADRSGERRWHLALSTTAGGLGLIFATIFAGDTALSLAGLTLATAGIITSQPLFWSLPTAFLGGTAAAAGIALINTAGNSAGFVSPYVIGWISSATQSTRAGMYVLAGSLFLGSALTLLVPKKLVERGRAIETTTKAS, from the coding sequence ATGCCCGAAGCCGGAGTAGACGAGCGCGCGACCTATGCCCGGGTCACCTGGCGTCTGCTGCCGATCCTCTTCCTCTGCTACGTCATCGCCTACCTCGACCGGGTAAACGTCGGCTTCGCCAAGCTTCAGATGCTGCACGACCTGCGCTTCAGCGAGGCGACCTACGGGCTGGGCGCGGGCATCTTCTTCATCGGCTATTGTTGCTTCGAGCTGCCCAGCAATCTGCTGCTCAGCCGCTTCGGCGCTCGGCGCTGGATGGCGCGGATCATGGTCACCTGGGGCATCATCTCAGCCTGCATGTTGTTCGTGCGAACGCCCGCGAGCTTCTACACGATGCGCTGCCTGCTGGGTGTGGCCGAGGCGGGGATGTTCCCCGGCGTCATCTTCTACCTGACGTTCTGGTATCCGGCGTGGCGGCGCGGGCGGATGGTGGCGCTGTTCATGACGGCGCAGCCGGTCTCCGGCGTCATCGGCGGGCCGCTCTCGGGCTGGATATTGCAACAGTTCAACGGGGTGCGGCACCTGGCGGGATGGCAGTGGCTCTTCCTGCTGGAGGCGCTGCCCGCCATCGCGATGGGCGTGGTGCTGTTCTTCTGGCTGGACGACGGCATCCACGACGCGCGCTGGCTGAGCGAGGCCGAGAAGAGCCTGCTGCTGGGCCACCTCGAAGCAGAGGCACAGCATAAGGAGTCGTACCACTCCATTCTGGGCGTGCTGCGCAACCGCTGGGTGTGGCTGCTGAGCCTGATTACCTTCAGCTCGGTGATGGGGCTGTACGGCATCAGCTTCTGGCTGCCGACGATTATCAAGGCGACCGGGATCACAAAGCCTCTCTCCATCGGCCTGCTGACGATGATCCCCTACGGCGCGGCGGCGGTGGCGATGATCCTGGTAAGCCGCAGCGCAGACCGCAGCGGCGAGCGGCGCTGGCATCTGGCGCTCTCGACTACGGCGGGCGGGCTGGGGCTGATCTTTGCCACGATCTTCGCGGGGGATACGGCGCTCTCGCTCGCCGGACTGACGCTGGCGACGGCGGGTATCATCACCAGCCAGCCACTCTTCTGGAGCCTGCCGACGGCGTTCCTGGGCGGCACGGCCGCGGCGGCGGGAATAGCGCTCATCAACACGGCGGGCAACTCAGCCGGGTTTGTCAGCCCATACGTGATCGGGTGGATCAGCAGCGCGACCCAGAGCACGCGGGCGGGGATGTACGTGCTGGCGGGATCGCTGTTTCTTGGATCGGCACTGACGCTGCTGGTGCCGAAGAAGCTGGTCGAGCGCGGACGGGCAATAGAAACAACAACAAAAGCGTCCTAA
- a CDS encoding class I SAM-dependent rRNA methyltransferase, whose protein sequence is MAKTNELRPLRVGTAHTQGPAAVITRRAADRLRAGHLWVYRTDVEQLLPALGATAIEPGAVVTVLDGRGIPLGSALFSAASQITLRMVSNTPALDREGYLADVAERVKAALALRAELSPETAEDNACRLIFSEADGLPGIVADRYNDLVVLQLLTQGTAQTDVRSILARELALPGVATVVERPDPRVRELEELGPAPAEAMFAENPEAPKLATEFTINGLRFHYDASAGQKTGAFLDQRLNYAAAARHGRGRALDVCTYQGGFALHLAQTCEQVTGVDASRSALEVADRNLELNPTLKAKVDWIEADAFDLLRAYEDGGERYDTIVLDPPAFAKSKRAMEGALRGYKELNLRAMKMLRPGGTLVTCSCSQHVSLAEFTEVVASAAADARVRVQVLETRGAAPDHPSVVTLPETAYLKCLICRVG, encoded by the coding sequence ATGGCAAAGACGAACGAACTTCGGCCGCTCCGGGTTGGAACGGCACACACGCAAGGCCCGGCGGCGGTCATTACCAGACGCGCGGCAGACAGGCTCCGCGCAGGGCATCTCTGGGTCTACCGGACCGACGTGGAGCAGCTCCTCCCCGCGCTCGGCGCGACGGCAATCGAGCCGGGAGCCGTCGTCACGGTTCTGGACGGACGCGGCATCCCGCTAGGCTCGGCGCTCTTCAGCGCGGCCTCGCAGATCACGCTGCGGATGGTCTCAAACACACCGGCACTGGACCGCGAGGGCTATCTCGCCGACGTAGCCGAGCGCGTAAAAGCCGCACTGGCACTGCGCGCAGAGCTATCGCCCGAGACCGCCGAGGACAACGCCTGCCGCCTGATCTTCTCCGAGGCCGACGGCCTGCCGGGGATCGTGGCCGACCGCTACAACGACCTTGTCGTTCTCCAGTTGCTCACACAGGGAACGGCGCAGACAGACGTTCGCAGCATACTGGCGCGGGAGCTTGCCCTGCCCGGCGTGGCGACCGTAGTCGAGCGCCCCGACCCACGCGTGCGAGAGCTGGAAGAGCTGGGACCAGCGCCTGCGGAGGCCATGTTCGCGGAGAATCCCGAAGCCCCCAAGCTGGCGACGGAGTTTACGATCAACGGGTTGCGGTTCCACTACGACGCCTCCGCAGGCCAGAAGACCGGGGCCTTTCTGGACCAGCGTCTGAACTACGCGGCGGCGGCCCGGCACGGACGCGGACGGGCGCTGGACGTCTGCACCTATCAAGGCGGATTCGCTCTGCACCTGGCCCAGACCTGCGAGCAGGTGACGGGCGTGGACGCGAGCCGGTCGGCGCTTGAAGTCGCGGATCGGAACCTCGAACTGAACCCGACCCTGAAGGCCAAGGTGGACTGGATTGAGGCCGACGCCTTCGACTTGCTGCGAGCGTATGAGGATGGCGGCGAGCGCTATGACACGATCGTGCTGGACCCGCCCGCGTTTGCGAAGAGCAAGCGGGCGATGGAGGGCGCGCTGCGCGGTTACAAGGAGCTGAACCTGCGGGCGATGAAGATGCTGCGTCCGGGCGGCACGCTGGTGACGTGCTCGTGCTCGCAGCACGTGTCGCTGGCGGAGTTTACCGAAGTGGTGGCGAGCGCGGCAGCCGATGCCCGCGTGCGAGTGCAGGTGCTGGAGACACGCGGCGCAGCCCCGGATCATCCGTCGGTGGTGACCCTGCCCGAGACGGCGTACCTGAAGTGCCTCATCTGCCGCGTGGGATAA
- a CDS encoding sigma-70 family RNA polymerase sigma factor: MTLTEESSLAVPATAKDEVDLAGLVETYSGLLFRVAHAVLRNPSEAEDVVQDTFVRVLQHRSKLAKVLDVRVWLVRIAWNLALDRRRRVRPDQMDEAFAAALVAQSLLQDEVFAEATQLKRVLAVIEGLPGKERKALLLAAIEELGTAELAAVLGKSESAVRSLLFRARARLKERLAKGGFA; encoded by the coding sequence ATGACGTTGACTGAGGAGTCCAGCTTGGCCGTACCGGCAACTGCGAAAGATGAGGTTGACCTGGCTGGGCTGGTCGAGACGTACTCGGGATTGCTGTTTCGCGTGGCGCACGCAGTGCTGCGGAACCCGAGCGAGGCCGAGGACGTGGTGCAGGACACGTTCGTGCGAGTGTTGCAGCACCGCAGCAAGCTGGCGAAGGTGCTGGATGTGCGGGTGTGGTTGGTCCGAATCGCGTGGAACCTGGCGCTCGACCGCAGGCGGCGCGTGAGGCCGGACCAGATGGACGAGGCATTTGCCGCGGCCCTGGTGGCGCAGAGCCTGTTGCAGGACGAGGTCTTTGCCGAGGCGACGCAGTTGAAGCGAGTGCTGGCCGTGATCGAGGGGCTTCCGGGCAAAGAGCGCAAGGCCCTGCTGCTCGCGGCGATAGAGGAGCTGGGCACGGCGGAGCTGGCGGCGGTGTTGGGCAAGAGCGAGTCGGCGGTGCGGTCGCTGCTGTTTCGAGCGAGGGCGCGGCTGAAGGAGCGATTGGCGAAGGGAGGTTTCGCATGA
- a CDS encoding secretin N-terminal domain-containing protein: MKVVRGVFVAALFLGLMAMGARAQAPASVQTFYLSGQPADLGEVLAVLRNSLDADAKVNAVGSQNAIVVRGSAEQLAAAQKLITELNRPRKNFRLTYTITEVEDGKRIGVQHSSIILVSGQKTTLKNGSKVPVETGSYNMASASQTQMTYLDVGLNIDATVEESPEGVRLQTKVERSGVAEEKSMVGPRDPVIRQAVVWGASMLTPGKPLMLGSFDFPGTTRHMDVEVMAEAVK, from the coding sequence ATGAAAGTAGTTCGCGGAGTGTTTGTAGCGGCGTTGTTTCTGGGGCTGATGGCAATGGGCGCACGGGCGCAGGCTCCTGCTTCGGTGCAGACGTTTTACCTGAGCGGCCAGCCTGCCGATCTGGGCGAGGTGCTTGCTGTATTGCGTAACTCGCTCGATGCGGATGCCAAGGTGAATGCGGTGGGATCGCAGAACGCGATTGTGGTGCGCGGGAGCGCGGAGCAGCTGGCGGCCGCGCAGAAGCTCATCACCGAGCTGAATCGGCCCAGGAAGAACTTTCGGTTGACCTACACGATTACGGAGGTAGAGGACGGCAAGCGAATCGGCGTGCAGCACTCGAGCATCATCCTGGTCTCGGGCCAGAAGACCACGTTGAAGAACGGCAGCAAGGTTCCGGTGGAGACGGGGAGCTACAACATGGCGTCCGCGTCGCAGACCCAGATGACATACCTGGATGTGGGGTTGAATATCGACGCTACGGTGGAGGAGTCACCGGAGGGGGTGCGGCTGCAGACGAAGGTGGAGCGGTCGGGCGTCGCGGAGGAGAAGTCGATGGTGGGACCGAGGGACCCGGTGATCCGGCAGGCTGTGGTGTGGGGCGCGTCGATGCTGACGCCGGGCAAGCCGCTGATGCTGGGATCGTTCGACTTTCCCGGGACGACGCGGCACATGGATGTCGAGGTGATGGCGGAGGCTGTGAAGTAG
- a CDS encoding DNA polymerase, which produces MSDAAQPDFFGFLHVDLNSFFASVEQQLHPEYRGKPLGVVGTMADTGALIAASYEAKALGIHTLTKVGEAKKICPEIILVDGSHSVYSEYSHKIAVAVERCCPVAHTPSIDEMACQLIGRERVPATARKIALAIKQAIRDDVGSTLRCSIGMAPNRYLAKIASDMQKPDGLIGLLPSQLPRAIAHLDLRDLPGVGAKTEARLNAKGITTMEQLLALDRNGMHRVWDSVWGDRLYHWLRGSDTGDDGAPVPSEVQKSLGHSHVLGPEFRTDEGAWAIAHKLLHKAAMRLRMEKFYCGTLAVTIKYALTREQAARAEKSKKHSSGIVHQGWGMEARFRDCQDTLSLLDVLRNVWKQRPRGAEYERPFFVGVTLRELIPESEHQATLFGDPDNRAELSRTMDRLNLKFGHTTLHFAGMLPARESAPTRIAFTQIPVLYGAEYM; this is translated from the coding sequence GTGAGCGATGCCGCCCAGCCCGATTTCTTCGGCTTCCTGCACGTCGACCTGAACAGCTTCTTCGCGTCGGTCGAGCAGCAGCTGCACCCCGAGTACCGGGGCAAGCCGCTGGGCGTCGTCGGCACCATGGCCGACACCGGCGCGCTCATCGCCGCCAGCTACGAGGCCAAGGCCCTCGGCATCCATACCCTCACCAAGGTCGGCGAGGCGAAGAAGATCTGTCCCGAGATCATCCTGGTGGACGGCTCGCACTCCGTCTACTCGGAGTACTCGCACAAGATTGCGGTGGCGGTGGAGCGTTGCTGTCCCGTCGCGCACACGCCCTCCATCGACGAGATGGCGTGCCAGCTAATAGGCCGCGAGCGTGTGCCTGCGACGGCGCGAAAGATCGCGCTCGCGATCAAGCAGGCCATCAGAGACGACGTGGGCTCGACGCTACGCTGCTCCATCGGCATGGCTCCCAACCGCTACCTGGCCAAGATCGCCAGCGATATGCAGAAGCCGGATGGGTTGATCGGCCTGCTGCCCTCGCAGTTGCCGCGGGCGATAGCCCATCTGGATCTGCGCGACCTGCCCGGCGTGGGCGCGAAGACCGAGGCCCGGCTGAACGCGAAGGGCATCACCACCATGGAGCAGCTTCTGGCGCTCGACCGCAACGGGATGCACCGGGTCTGGGACTCGGTGTGGGGCGACCGGCTGTACCACTGGCTGCGCGGCTCGGATACGGGCGACGATGGCGCGCCGGTGCCGAGCGAGGTGCAGAAGTCGCTGGGCCACAGTCACGTGCTGGGGCCGGAGTTCCGCACCGACGAGGGCGCATGGGCCATCGCGCACAAGCTGCTGCACAAGGCCGCCATGCGGCTGCGGATGGAGAAGTTCTACTGCGGCACGCTGGCCGTGACGATCAAGTACGCGCTGACGCGGGAGCAGGCAGCTCGGGCCGAGAAGAGCAAGAAACATTCGAGCGGAATCGTGCACCAGGGCTGGGGGATGGAGGCACGGTTTCGCGACTGTCAGGACACGTTGAGCCTGCTCGATGTGCTGCGGAACGTGTGGAAGCAGAGGCCGCGCGGCGCGGAGTACGAGCGGCCGTTCTTCGTCGGAGTCACGCTGCGCGAGCTGATCCCGGAGTCGGAGCATCAGGCCACGCTCTTCGGCGATCCCGACAATCGGGCCGAGCTTTCGCGCACCATGGACCGGCTGAACCTGAAGTTCGGCCATACGACGCTGCACTTCGCGGGGATGCTGCCCGCACGGGAGTCCGCGCCGACGCGGATCGCGTTCACGCAGATTCCCGTGCTGTACGGGGCGGAGTATATGTAA
- a CDS encoding VOC family protein, which translates to MGNPFVHLELNTTDTAAAKEFYSGLFGWTFTDNDMGNGIVYSVFKPAEGPGGGIFSIPDMPTRWLAYVGVEDIKQSTEKAVSLGATLHIGPQEVPDMGWFSILGDPAGAAFALWQSTNMPAKE; encoded by the coding sequence ATGGGCAACCCCTTCGTTCACCTCGAGCTCAACACCACCGACACCGCCGCAGCCAAGGAGTTCTACTCCGGCCTCTTCGGCTGGACCTTCACCGACAATGACATGGGTAACGGCATCGTCTACTCCGTATTCAAGCCCGCCGAAGGCCCCGGCGGCGGCATCTTCTCCATACCCGACATGCCGACTCGCTGGCTCGCCTACGTGGGCGTGGAAGATATCAAGCAATCCACCGAAAAAGCCGTCTCGCTCGGCGCAACCCTGCACATCGGCCCCCAGGAAGTTCCCGACATGGGCTGGTTCAGCATTCTCGGCGACCCCGCCGGAGCCGCCTTCGCGCTCTGGCAGTCCACCAACATGCCTGCAAAAGAATAA
- a CDS encoding amidohydrolase family protein yields MKTLSSRLFAALLLAFTAIALHAQSAPSVLDVKAAKLPDSWYILHAGTLMADASKPVAKQVSVIVKNDKIDSIKPGYVDAASLGVAPPAIVQVIDLKDKFVMAGLIDAHTHIANGNLVSALRISREKILSGVTTARDAGSTPELIFPLRDAIAQSLAYGPRILASGAPISTTGGHGDFRNGNFLASLAPPAFSTGICDGEDNCRMKVREQIQLGADQIKIMATAGVADDSDTGLEQQFSDAELKVIIETAHLMKRKVMAHAIGQEGIKAAVRAGVDSIEHGIYLDDEGAKMMKEKGVYLDATLTALDDVVNLLHEGSPALSQNTKNKILRMPDEKPGVLGRQVRLAQKYGVKMAVGTDFGGTLGGEMVILVQKCGVPALDVLKADTLGNADLLSISDKVGTLEPGKSADIVAFNGSPIDDITLTTKPSFVMGMGHEYVAPGFKLP; encoded by the coding sequence ATGAAGACTCTCTCCAGCCGGTTGTTCGCTGCTCTCCTCCTCGCTTTCACTGCCATTGCGCTCCATGCTCAATCGGCCCCCTCCGTCCTCGACGTCAAGGCCGCCAAGCTGCCCGATAGCTGGTACATCCTGCACGCGGGCACCCTGATGGCAGACGCCTCGAAACCCGTCGCCAAGCAGGTCTCGGTCATCGTCAAGAACGACAAGATCGACTCCATCAAGCCCGGCTACGTCGACGCCGCATCGCTCGGAGTCGCGCCACCCGCCATCGTTCAGGTCATCGACCTCAAAGACAAGTTCGTCATGGCGGGCCTGATCGACGCCCACACCCACATCGCCAACGGAAACCTCGTCAGCGCCCTGCGCATCTCGCGCGAGAAGATCCTCTCCGGCGTCACTACCGCGCGGGACGCAGGCTCGACGCCCGAGCTTATCTTCCCGCTACGCGACGCCATCGCCCAGAGCCTCGCGTACGGCCCGCGCATCCTGGCCTCGGGCGCACCCATCAGCACCACCGGCGGGCACGGCGACTTCCGCAACGGCAACTTCCTCGCCTCGCTCGCGCCGCCCGCCTTCTCCACCGGCATCTGCGACGGCGAAGACAACTGCCGCATGAAGGTCCGCGAGCAGATCCAGCTCGGAGCCGACCAGATCAAGATCATGGCCACCGCCGGCGTCGCCGATGACTCCGATACCGGGCTCGAGCAGCAGTTCTCCGACGCCGAACTCAAGGTCATCATCGAGACCGCGCACCTGATGAAGCGCAAGGTGATGGCCCACGCCATCGGCCAGGAGGGTATCAAGGCCGCGGTCCGCGCGGGTGTGGATTCGATCGAGCACGGCATCTACCTCGACGATGAGGGCGCGAAGATGATGAAGGAGAAGGGCGTCTATCTCGACGCGACCCTGACCGCGCTCGACGACGTCGTCAACCTGCTGCACGAAGGCTCGCCCGCGCTGAGCCAGAACACCAAGAACAAGATCCTGCGGATGCCCGACGAGAAGCCCGGCGTCCTCGGACGACAGGTGCGGCTGGCGCAGAAGTACGGCGTCAAGATGGCCGTCGGCACCGACTTCGGCGGCACGCTGGGCGGCGAGATGGTCATACTGGTGCAGAAGTGCGGCGTCCCTGCGCTCGACGTGCTGAAGGCCGACACGCTCGGCAACGCCGACCTGCTCAGCATCTCCGACAAGGTGGGCACGCTCGAGCCCGGTAAATCAGCCGATATCGTCGCCTTCAACGGCAGCCCCATCGACGACATCACCTTGACCACCAAGCCGTCCTTCGTCATGGGCATGGGCCACGAGTACGTCGCTCCCGGCTTCAAGCTGCCGTAG
- a CDS encoding amidohydrolase family protein, translating into MKPLAQRLLATAAVAFTLASPLAYAQTPAKTADRWFIIQSGTLMADATKPIATKVSVIVKNDKIDSIKPGFVDSIPGVDSTTVHVVDLKDKFVMAGLIDAHVHIAGQNWVAALRTAREKVISGVTTARDAGSNPELIFPLRDSINQGLAYGPRILASGSPISTTGGHGDHRNGNFLESLEPPAFDSGICDGEDECRKVTRRQIQLGADQIKLIATAGVLDDSDTGLEQQFSLPEMKVIVESAHLMKRKVMAHAIGQEGIKAAVIAGVDSIEHGNYLDDEGAKMMAAKGVYLSATLTAPADVLKRALHPEPGARPLSKNTYNKIMRMPEAQPNGIGRQVRLATKYGVKLAVATDFGGTPSGEMVLLVHDGGIKPLEALKAATISNADLLGISDKVGTLEPGKSADIVAFTGSPIDDIENATKVTFVMSQGHEYKGPGFELP; encoded by the coding sequence ATGAAGCCTCTCGCCCAACGGCTACTCGCCACCGCAGCCGTCGCCTTCACCCTCGCCAGCCCCCTTGCCTACGCGCAGACCCCAGCTAAGACCGCCGACCGCTGGTTCATCATCCAGTCCGGCACCCTGATGGCCGACGCCACCAAGCCCATCGCCACCAAGGTCTCGGTCATCGTCAAGAACGATAAGATCGACTCCATCAAGCCCGGCTTCGTGGATTCGATCCCCGGAGTGGATTCCACGACTGTCCACGTAGTGGACTTGAAAGACAAGTTCGTCATGGCCGGGCTGATCGACGCCCACGTCCACATCGCCGGGCAAAACTGGGTCGCGGCCCTGCGCACCGCACGCGAGAAGGTCATCAGCGGCGTCACCACCGCTCGCGACGCCGGATCGAACCCCGAGCTGATCTTCCCGCTGCGCGACTCCATCAATCAGGGACTCGCGTACGGTCCGCGCATCCTGGCTTCCGGTTCTCCGATCAGCACCACCGGCGGACATGGCGACCACCGCAACGGCAACTTCCTCGAGTCGCTGGAACCGCCCGCCTTCGACTCCGGCATCTGCGACGGAGAGGACGAGTGCCGCAAGGTCACCCGCCGCCAGATCCAGCTTGGAGCCGACCAGATCAAACTCATCGCCACCGCGGGCGTGCTCGACGACTCCGACACGGGCCTCGAACAGCAGTTCTCGCTGCCCGAGATGAAGGTCATCGTGGAGTCCGCCCACCTGATGAAGCGCAAGGTAATGGCCCACGCCATCGGCCAGGAGGGCATCAAGGCCGCCGTCATCGCGGGCGTCGACTCCATCGAGCACGGCAACTACCTGGACGACGAGGGTGCGAAGATGATGGCGGCCAAGGGCGTTTATCTCTCCGCCACGCTGACCGCTCCAGCCGACGTGCTGAAGCGCGCCCTGCACCCCGAGCCCGGCGCGCGGCCGCTGAGCAAGAACACCTACAACAAGATCATGCGGATGCCCGAGGCGCAGCCCAACGGCATCGGACGGCAGGTGCGGCTGGCAACCAAGTATGGCGTCAAGCTGGCTGTGGCCACCGACTTCGGCGGCACGCCCTCGGGCGAGATGGTGCTATTGGTTCACGACGGCGGCATCAAGCCGCTCGAAGCCCTGAAGGCCGCGACGATCTCGAACGCCGATCTGCTCGGCATCTCGGACAAGGTGGGCACGCTGGAGCCGGGCAAGTCCGCCGATATCGTCGCCTTCACGGGCAGCCCCATCGACGATATCGAGAACGCCACCAAGGTCACCTTCGTGATGAGCCAGGGCCATGAGTACAAGGGACCCGGCTTCGAGCTGCCGTAA
- a CDS encoding DPP IV N-terminal domain-containing protein, translating into MHLAKTFAATLLLASAALAQTQIQPQGRVYTADDYARAERFMNYNVNPLVLHTVTEPAWLPDGRVWYRDRGANGTSYILVDPAHASKAPAFDQAKLATALTAAMHAEPALDPQHLPIQAFNLADKDQTVAVVLHGKRFDCDLSGSGVCKSPEPAAAPNAKPSGGPPETSPDGRRAAFIRDWNLWLRDLNTGKETPLTRDGVPNYGYATDNAGWTHSDHAILVWSPDSQRIATFQQDQRKTGEVYLTNVVAGHPELATLKNPLPGDKDVTMIERVVIDLGAKAEPKPRIVRLKMAPDQHRSSLCDDISCQGSSGWDDVQWSADSKSLAFVSTSRDHKQEWMRLANPETGDVREVMGETVPTFFESGNGRVNWRYLSKSNELLWFSERDNWGQLYLYDIASGKLKHPITRGDGNVTQVLGVDEDQRTLYFLAVGKEPSLDPYYQLFYSVNFDGNNLKLLTPEPADHTITLSPDRKFFVDTYSTPTKPQMTVLRDSGGNIVQAIAHQDISRLVATGWQPPVPIMVKARDRQTDLYGLLFRPTNFSTDAKYPVVDLVYPGPQQGSCGAPNGSRSFTASHRDMQALAELGFIVVCIDGMGTPGRSKAFHTAAYGNMADYTIPDQVAGIRDLGARYPWIDLDRVGIWGHSGGGAATAAAMFRFPDFFKVGISESGNHDNRVYEDDWGEKYQGLLVSNADGTDNYTAQANQTYAKDLKGHLLLMHGTADDNVPPVNTLLVVDALIKANKDFDLVMIPNAQHGYAAAAQYAMRRRWDYFVRYLGGGTPPHEYEMKPYAEIQKLLAP; encoded by the coding sequence ATGCACCTTGCCAAAACCTTTGCCGCCACGCTGCTCCTCGCCTCCGCTGCACTGGCCCAAACGCAGATCCAGCCGCAAGGCCGCGTCTACACCGCCGACGACTACGCCCGCGCCGAGCGATTTATGAACTACAACGTGAACCCGCTCGTGCTCCATACCGTCACCGAGCCTGCGTGGCTGCCCGACGGGCGCGTCTGGTATCGCGACCGCGGGGCCAATGGCACCAGCTACATCCTTGTAGACCCGGCCCATGCCAGCAAGGCTCCGGCCTTCGATCAGGCCAAGCTGGCCACGGCCCTGACCGCCGCCATGCACGCCGAGCCCGCGCTCGACCCGCAGCACCTGCCCATACAGGCCTTCAACCTGGCGGATAAGGACCAGACCGTCGCCGTGGTGCTGCATGGCAAACGCTTCGACTGCGACCTCTCCGGCTCAGGCGTCTGCAAGTCGCCCGAGCCTGCTGCGGCCCCCAACGCCAAGCCCTCCGGCGGTCCCCCCGAGACCTCGCCCGATGGCCGCCGCGCCGCCTTCATTCGCGACTGGAACCTGTGGCTCCGCGACCTCAACACCGGCAAAGAGACCCCGTTGACCCGCGACGGCGTGCCCAACTACGGCTACGCCACCGACAACGCGGGCTGGACCCACTCCGACCACGCCATCCTGGTCTGGAGCCCCGATTCGCAGCGCATCGCCACCTTCCAGCAGGACCAGCGCAAGACCGGCGAGGTCTACCTGACCAACGTCGTCGCAGGCCACCCCGAACTGGCCACGCTGAAGAACCCGCTGCCCGGCGATAAGGACGTCACCATGATCGAGCGCGTCGTCATCGACCTTGGCGCAAAGGCCGAGCCCAAGCCGCGCATCGTCCGCCTGAAGATGGCTCCCGACCAGCATCGGTCTTCCTTGTGCGACGACATCTCGTGCCAGGGAAGCAGCGGCTGGGACGACGTGCAGTGGTCCGCCGACTCGAAGAGCCTAGCCTTCGTGAGCACCAGCCGCGACCATAAGCAGGAGTGGATGCGGCTCGCCAACCCCGAGACCGGCGACGTCCGCGAGGTGATGGGCGAGACTGTCCCCACCTTCTTCGAGTCGGGCAACGGCCGGGTGAACTGGCGCTACCTCTCCAAATCCAACGAGCTGCTCTGGTTCTCCGAGCGCGACAACTGGGGCCAGCTCTATCTCTATGACATCGCCTCCGGTAAGCTCAAGCACCCCATCACGCGCGGCGACGGCAACGTGACCCAGGTGCTCGGCGTCGATGAAGATCAGCGCACGCTTTACTTCCTCGCCGTGGGCAAGGAGCCCAGCCTCGACCCGTACTACCAGCTCTTCTACAGCGTCAACTTCGACGGCAATAACCTGAAGCTGCTGACGCCTGAGCCAGCCGACCACACCATCACGCTCTCGCCCGACCGCAAGTTCTTCGTGGACACCTACTCGACGCCCACCAAGCCGCAGATGACCGTGCTGCGCGACTCCGGCGGCAACATCGTGCAGGCGATCGCTCATCAGGACATCTCCCGCCTCGTCGCTACCGGCTGGCAGCCGCCCGTGCCCATCATGGTGAAGGCGCGCGACCGCCAGACCGACCTCTATGGCCTGCTCTTCCGGCCCACTAACTTTTCGACTGATGCCAAATACCCCGTCGTCGATCTGGTCTATCCCGGCCCGCAGCAGGGCTCGTGCGGCGCGCCCAATGGGTCGCGCTCCTTCACGGCCTCGCACCGCGATATGCAGGCGCTCGCCGAGCTGGGCTTCATCGTCGTGTGCATCGACGGCATGGGTACGCCGGGGCGCAGCAAGGCCTTCCACACGGCCGCCTACGGCAACATGGCCGACTACACCATTCCCGACCAAGTGGCCGGAATCCGCGATCTCGGCGCGCGCTACCCCTGGATCGACCTCGACCGCGTCGGCATCTGGGGGCACTCGGGCGGTGGAGCCGCGACCGCCGCGGCCATGTTCCGCTTTCCCGACTTCTTCAAGGTCGGCATCTCGGAGTCGGGCAACCACGACAACCGCGTCTACGAGGACGACTGGGGCGAGAAGTATCAAGGGCTACTGGTCTCCAACGCCGACGGCACCGACAACTACACCGCTCAGGCCAACCAGACCTATGCCAAGGACCTCAAGGGCCACCTGCTGTTGATGCACGGGACCGCCGACGACAATGTTCCGCCGGTCAATACTCTGCTGGTAGTCGATGCGCTCATCAAGGCCAACAAGGACTTCGATCTGGTGATGATCCCCAATGCCCAGCACGGCTATGCGGCGGCGGCGCAGTATGCCATGCGGCGGCGTTGGGATTACTTTGTCCGCTACCTCGGGGGCGGCACGCCTCCACATGAGTACGAGATGAAGCCCTACGCGGAAATTCAGAAGTTGCTCGCGCCGTAG